One stretch of Verrucomicrobiia bacterium DNA includes these proteins:
- a CDS encoding cbb3-type cytochrome c oxidase subunit I, with the protein MQTALTHSGVGPAHAGSAAHDTHEQGFLSKYVFSTDHKIIGIQYGLTSLLFLFFGFMLMLAMRQQLAYPNEPIPVVGTQLNKILGDDMVSAQGAMGADLYNAFGAMHGTIMVFLAIVPLAFGAFGNYVTPLQIGAPDMAFPRLNMASYHFFFWGGVVMLASFFIPGGAAKSGWTSYSPLATLADPNNYINGQTLWLIGMVLLITSSLLGAVNFIATIIQLRARGMTWMRLPFFVWAQFVTGFLLLLAFPPLEAAGLLQLSDNLLGTSFFLPTGLVYNSTPLEVSGGGSPLLWQHLFWFLAHPEVYVLILPAMGIVAEVIANNTRKPLWGYRSMVYAVLAIGFLAFIVWAHHMYMTGMGTKIATFFQTTTMMISIPSVIILTALFISLWGGSIRFNTPMLFALAFLPMFGIGGLTGLPLGLNASDIYLHDSYYVIGHFHYVVAPGTIFGLFAGVYFWFPKITGRMMNEFWGKVHWGVSLVAMNLIFAPMFIQGIRGMSRRMYDGGATYFEAGVGADPGILWLNKFITHAAVLLAIGQIPFIINFFWSIARGQKVTSDNPWQATTLDWQTPTPPPHGNFAQTPVAYRGPYEYSVPGAKQDFTPQNQPN; encoded by the coding sequence ATGCAGACCGCCCTTACCCACTCGGGCGTCGGCCCGGCCCACGCCGGTTCGGCCGCGCACGACACCCACGAACAGGGATTCCTGTCGAAGTACGTCTTCTCCACCGACCACAAGATCATCGGGATCCAGTACGGGCTCACCTCGCTGCTGTTCCTGTTCTTCGGGTTCATGCTGATGCTGGCGATGCGCCAGCAGCTCGCCTATCCCAACGAGCCGATCCCGGTGGTGGGCACCCAGCTCAACAAGATCCTTGGCGATGACATGGTGTCGGCCCAGGGAGCCATGGGGGCGGATCTTTACAACGCCTTTGGGGCGATGCACGGCACCATCATGGTCTTCCTTGCGATCGTGCCGCTGGCCTTCGGCGCCTTTGGAAACTACGTGACCCCGCTCCAGATCGGGGCGCCGGACATGGCCTTTCCGAGGCTCAACATGGCGAGCTACCACTTCTTCTTCTGGGGCGGCGTGGTCATGCTGGCCAGCTTCTTCATTCCCGGTGGGGCGGCGAAATCCGGATGGACCAGTTACTCCCCTCTGGCGACGCTTGCCGATCCCAACAACTACATCAACGGCCAGACCCTGTGGCTGATCGGCATGGTGTTGCTGATCACCTCCTCGCTGCTGGGTGCGGTGAACTTCATCGCCACCATCATCCAGCTCCGGGCCCGGGGCATGACCTGGATGCGCCTTCCGTTTTTCGTCTGGGCCCAGTTCGTGACCGGCTTCCTGCTGCTGCTGGCGTTTCCGCCGCTCGAGGCTGCCGGACTGCTTCAGTTGTCCGACAACCTGCTCGGCACGTCGTTCTTCCTGCCCACCGGGCTGGTGTATAATTCCACGCCACTCGAGGTCTCCGGCGGTGGCAGCCCGCTGCTCTGGCAGCATCTCTTCTGGTTCCTGGCGCATCCCGAGGTGTACGTGCTGATCCTGCCGGCGATGGGCATCGTCGCGGAGGTCATTGCCAACAACACCCGCAAGCCGCTCTGGGGCTACCGCTCCATGGTGTATGCGGTGCTCGCGATCGGCTTTCTGGCGTTCATCGTGTGGGCTCATCACATGTACATGACGGGCATGGGCACCAAGATCGCCACGTTCTTCCAGACGACCACCATGATGATCTCGATCCCGTCGGTGATCATCCTGACCGCGCTGTTCATCTCCCTCTGGGGCGGTTCCATCCGGTTCAACACCCCGATGCTCTTCGCCCTGGCCTTCCTGCCGATGTTCGGCATCGGGGGGCTGACCGGGCTGCCGCTGGGTCTCAACGCCTCGGACATCTACCTGCATGATTCCTACTACGTGATCGGGCACTTCCACTACGTGGTCGCGCCGGGAACCATCTTTGGCCTCTTCGCCGGGGTGTACTTCTGGTTCCCGAAGATCACCGGGCGGATGATGAACGAGTTCTGGGGCAAGGTGCACTGGGGCGTGTCGCTGGTGGCGATGAACCTGATCTTCGCGCCGATGTTCATCCAGGGCATCCGGGGGATGAGCCGCCGGATGTACGACGGCGGCGCCACCTACTTTGAGGCGGGCGTCGGTGCGGATCCCGGGATCCTCTGGCTGAACAAGTTCATCACCCACGCGGCGGTGCTGCTCGCCATCGGGCAGATTCCGTTCATCATCAATTTCTTCTGGAGCATCGCCCGTGGGCAAAAGGTGACCTCGGACAATCCGTGGCAGGCGACCACGCTGGACTGGCAGACCCCCACGCCGCCGCCCCATGGCAACTTTGCCCAGACGCCGGTGGCCTATCGCGGGCCCTACGAATACAGCGTGCCGGGCGCGAAGCAGGACTTCACGCCGCAAAACCAGCCCAACTAA
- the cyoE gene encoding heme o synthase has product MEFKAAATVLPAAAAEARDKSVWAVAAELVKARLTLLVVLTTSVGFYLGSTAPVDFGLLLQVTLGTALLAGGAAVLNQWMEREFDARMRRTADRPLPSGRVEPTTALAAGMLLSVAGTAWLLLAVNPLTALLGVVTLATYLLAYTPLKRRTMLNTVVGAVPGALPPLMGWTAATGTLDAPGWGLFGILFFWQLPHFMAIAWLYRDDYAGAGFRMLSGNDPDGRRTAASAVRNTVALFAVSLFPFLFGLSGRWYLAGAVVLGAGFLAASIAFAAHRTLPTARRLFFASILYLPLLLGLLVMDKPSRKLTSPRSGSLASPPSSGTLVPMVSNPLH; this is encoded by the coding sequence ATGGAATTCAAGGCCGCCGCCACCGTGCTTCCTGCCGCCGCCGCCGAGGCACGTGACAAGTCCGTCTGGGCAGTGGCTGCCGAGTTGGTGAAGGCACGGCTGACCCTTCTGGTGGTCCTCACGACCTCCGTGGGCTTCTATCTGGGTTCAACGGCACCCGTGGATTTTGGGCTCCTGCTGCAGGTGACCTTGGGCACGGCACTGCTCGCGGGAGGTGCGGCGGTCCTCAATCAGTGGATGGAGCGGGAGTTCGACGCTCGCATGCGGCGCACGGCCGACCGCCCGCTCCCCTCCGGCCGCGTTGAACCCACGACGGCCCTCGCGGCGGGGATGCTGCTCTCCGTTGCGGGGACCGCGTGGCTGCTCCTGGCGGTCAACCCGCTCACCGCCTTGCTGGGGGTCGTCACACTCGCCACCTATCTGTTGGCCTACACCCCCCTCAAGCGCCGAACGATGCTCAACACGGTGGTCGGTGCCGTGCCGGGCGCCCTGCCGCCGCTGATGGGATGGACGGCCGCCACTGGCACCCTGGATGCCCCCGGCTGGGGGTTGTTCGGCATCCTCTTTTTCTGGCAACTGCCGCATTTCATGGCGATTGCCTGGCTTTACCGCGACGACTACGCCGGGGCGGGCTTTCGCATGCTGTCGGGCAACGATCCTGATGGCCGCCGTACGGCGGCCTCCGCCGTGCGCAATACGGTGGCGCTTTTTGCCGTGAGCCTGTTTCCGTTCCTGTTCGGCCTTTCGGGACGATGGTATCTCGCGGGGGCGGTCGTCCTGGGCGCTGGATTCCTGGCCGCGTCCATTGCGTTCGCGGCACATCGGACCCTTCCAACCGCCCGCCGACTCTTTTTCGCGAGCATCCTCTACTTGCCGCTATTGCTGGGACTTCTGGTTATGGACAAGCCAAGCCGGAAATTGACTTCTCCGAGGTCCGGGTCGCTAGCATCGCCGCCGTCCAGCGGTACGCTGGTCCCGATGGTTTCGAATCCGTTGCACTGA
- a CDS encoding COX15/CtaA family protein, translating into MSSPSDRWLPWYAYLTALATLGLVCLGGLVTSKGVGMSVPDWPTSFGYNMFALPVSQWFHGGVFDEHTHRLWASMVGLMVVFLTRWLGGRAARRPLAIIGATEIFLGIALLGLGPDWRGAGHFLAGIGGVVVLAAVVWHQGEAREAPLPALGWLAFWAVQLQGLLGGLRVVLDQWTLGNVTLGLLLGLVHGCLGQAFLVLLGVIALRVSPFWSRLVRSGSAQVPHRLAAWVTAGTVLIVLQLILGASMRHQHSGLAIPDFPTAYGRWWPALDDAALLRYNQNRIEESTVTAFQIVLQLLHRLGAVGVLVAVAMACRVGTRCGTLPRVVMRGLRCWLGLICIQAGLGAATIWTNKAADVATAHVAIGALSLLIGTGLILVLRKLSVPVRVRDFRETAAPLAQPFAR; encoded by the coding sequence GTGTCCTCTCCCTCCGACCGCTGGCTCCCTTGGTATGCATACCTGACCGCCCTGGCCACCCTCGGACTGGTCTGTCTGGGCGGGTTGGTGACCAGCAAAGGTGTGGGGATGTCGGTTCCGGACTGGCCCACCAGCTTCGGGTACAACATGTTTGCCCTGCCGGTGAGCCAATGGTTTCACGGCGGGGTTTTTGATGAACACACCCACCGGCTCTGGGCCTCGATGGTCGGGCTGATGGTGGTTTTCCTGACGCGCTGGCTGGGTGGCCGGGCGGCACGGCGGCCGCTGGCAATCATCGGAGCCACCGAGATATTCCTCGGGATCGCGCTGCTCGGATTGGGGCCGGACTGGCGGGGTGCCGGACATTTCCTTGCCGGGATCGGCGGGGTTGTCGTGTTGGCGGCAGTTGTCTGGCACCAGGGCGAAGCGCGTGAGGCGCCCTTGCCGGCCCTGGGATGGCTGGCCTTCTGGGCGGTTCAATTGCAGGGACTTCTCGGCGGTCTTCGCGTGGTGCTGGACCAGTGGACCCTTGGAAATGTGACCCTCGGATTGCTCCTCGGCTTGGTGCATGGATGCCTTGGGCAGGCATTTCTCGTCCTGCTGGGCGTGATCGCCCTGCGGGTGAGCCCGTTCTGGTCGCGACTTGTCAGAAGTGGATCCGCGCAGGTCCCGCATCGCCTTGCGGCATGGGTGACCGCCGGGACGGTGCTGATTGTCCTCCAGTTGATCCTTGGGGCCAGCATGCGGCATCAGCACTCCGGGCTGGCCATACCGGACTTTCCGACAGCGTACGGACGCTGGTGGCCGGCGCTCGATGACGCCGCATTGCTGCGGTACAACCAGAACCGGATCGAGGAGTCCACCGTGACCGCCTTCCAGATCGTGCTGCAATTGCTCCATCGGTTGGGCGCCGTGGGCGTGCTCGTGGCCGTCGCGATGGCGTGCCGTGTGGGCACCCGTTGCGGGACATTGCCCCGGGTGGTGATGCGTGGACTCCGGTGCTGGCTGGGGCTGATCTGCATTCAAGCCGGCCTGGGAGCGGCGACGATCTGGACCAACAAGGCGGCGGATGTCGCCACGGCCCATGTCGCCATCGGCGCCCTCTCGTTGCTCATCGGTACAGGGTTGATTCTCGTCCTGCGAAAACTCAGTGTGCCCGTGCGCGTTCGGGACTTCCGGGAGACCGCAGCCCCGCTGGCGCAGCCGTTTGCCCGCTGA
- a CDS encoding serine hydrolase, with the protein MHVQTHLRSVREAARGRGPCRQRRGPLRALLLAGLLVSGFGAPVLRSAEVSAPQVAPTRPAVLQDLLTKAVEGTLARFSAGGLKADELAVTVVHLTDPARPGWASYRGEVPVYPASVVKLFYLVAAHRWMEDGRLEDTRELRRAMTDMIVDSSNEATHYVVDLLTGTTSGPELTEDALRAWADQRNAVNRYFVLEGFEGINVNKKPWCEGPYGREMQAIQRFQPSRNWLTTDATARLFAEIATGRSVTPGRSREMMGLLARDVSAPVRDPEDQTHGFTGIVLQDPGREGLRLWSKAGWTSATRHDAAYLESPEGLKLVVVVFTTGHALERQIIPSVVRILLDGFPR; encoded by the coding sequence ATGCACGTGCAGACCCACCTGAGATCCGTCCGTGAGGCTGCCCGAGGGCGGGGGCCATGCCGGCAGCGAAGGGGCCCGTTGAGAGCGCTTCTGCTGGCCGGATTGTTGGTCTCCGGATTCGGCGCGCCCGTATTGCGGTCCGCCGAGGTTTCGGCTCCTCAGGTGGCCCCGACCCGTCCGGCAGTGCTCCAGGATCTGCTGACGAAGGCGGTGGAAGGCACGCTGGCGCGCTTTTCGGCCGGAGGACTCAAGGCCGACGAACTTGCGGTGACCGTGGTCCATCTCACCGATCCGGCTCGACCCGGATGGGCCTCGTACCGTGGGGAGGTTCCGGTGTATCCGGCCAGTGTGGTGAAGCTGTTCTACCTGGTGGCGGCACACCGCTGGATGGAGGACGGCCGACTGGAGGACACGCGGGAGCTGCGCCGGGCCATGACGGACATGATCGTGGACAGTTCCAATGAGGCGACGCACTACGTCGTGGACCTGCTGACGGGCACGACGAGTGGTCCAGAGCTGACGGAAGATGCCTTGCGTGCCTGGGCCGACCAGCGCAACGCAGTCAACCGCTACTTCGTTCTCGAGGGCTTTGAAGGGATCAACGTCAACAAGAAGCCGTGGTGCGAGGGACCCTACGGGCGTGAAATGCAGGCCATCCAGCGATTCCAGCCGTCACGCAACTGGCTGACGACCGACGCGACCGCCCGATTGTTTGCGGAAATCGCCACCGGACGTTCGGTGACGCCGGGGCGCAGCCGCGAGATGATGGGGTTGCTGGCACGGGACGTTTCCGCACCGGTTCGCGATCCCGAGGACCAAACCCATGGGTTTACGGGGATCGTCTTGCAGGATCCCGGACGCGAGGGTCTGCGCCTGTGGTCCAAGGCCGGCTGGACCAGCGCGACACGGCACGACGCCGCCTACCTGGAATCGCCAGAGGGTCTCAAGCTGGTCGTGGTGGTATTCACCACCGGGCACGCGCTTGAGCGGCAGATCATCCCATCGGTGGTCCGGATCCTTTTGGACGGATTCCCGCGTTGA
- a CDS encoding RsmD family RNA methyltransferase, translating to MRIIGGQAAGRIVQVPAGLGVRPMPDKVKLAVFNSLGDRVVGAAVLDLFSGTGALGHECLSRGARSVYSVERSARHARCYQRNLAATGLPVTGVVLRVQDVFAALPQLAASGRRFDLVIADPPYGEKNTGRRSRSPAQQLLDAVDLPSLLAPVGVLVLGHAKRDALDLGPLWREDRTLRHGDTIIRFLKPSETTHARADPPEIRP from the coding sequence ATGCGCATTATCGGTGGGCAGGCCGCAGGCCGCATCGTGCAGGTGCCCGCGGGATTGGGCGTCCGCCCGATGCCCGACAAGGTCAAGCTGGCCGTCTTCAATTCCCTGGGTGACCGGGTGGTCGGGGCCGCGGTGCTCGACCTCTTCTCCGGCACCGGAGCCCTGGGGCACGAATGCCTCAGCCGTGGCGCACGCTCCGTATACAGTGTCGAGCGGTCGGCGCGGCACGCCCGCTGCTACCAGCGCAACCTGGCCGCGACCGGCCTTCCCGTGACCGGCGTCGTGCTTCGGGTGCAGGACGTGTTTGCCGCGCTGCCGCAGCTCGCCGCCTCGGGACGCCGCTTCGATCTGGTGATCGCAGATCCGCCCTACGGCGAGAAGAACACCGGCCGCCGCTCGCGTTCTCCGGCCCAGCAGTTGCTCGATGCGGTGGACCTGCCAAGCCTGCTGGCCCCGGTCGGCGTGTTGGTGCTGGGGCACGCAAAGCGGGATGCGCTCGACCTGGGACCGTTGTGGCGGGAGGATCGGACGTTGCGACACGGCGACACGATCATTCGATTCCTGAAGCCATCGGAAACGACCCATGCACGTGCAGACCCACCTGAGATCCGTCCGTGA
- a CDS encoding MFS transporter, protein MSSPPESGFAWWRLLNRYQWFVLIVASLGWLLDCMDQQLFNLARMPAMRELLAAGFGRPATAAEVGEHGAYATSIFLLGWASGGLVFGVLGDRWGRAKTMLLTILLYSGCTGLSAFSTRFWDFALYRFMTGLGVGGEFAVGVALVAEVMPERARPYALSLLQALSTVGNVSAAITSMSLGHLEQTGVLGSVAGWAAWRWMFVVGAVPAILVVLVRRRLREPERWLEAKRDPEISRKLGDYGELFGNPRWRTPATIAGLLLVIGIGVGFLGRASWDKRTIVACFALAALGAGLVTVFGGGGDTTYRRRAVVGLLLALSGVIGVWGIGFFSFDLVRSVLEKRFIAEGMDPQLIPGKLTFWAGITSMMQNLGAFFGIYSFGIAAQRFGRKPAFAVALVAAMITTAAVFWFLRDFSQIFWLIPLMGFSQLALFGGYAIYFPELFPTRLRSTGTSFCYNVGRFVAASGPAALGLLTGVVFKDSPEPLRYAGITMCAAFLIGLIALPFAPETRGQPLPEDVRAPAH, encoded by the coding sequence ATGTCCTCCCCTCCCGAATCCGGATTCGCCTGGTGGCGCCTGTTGAATCGTTACCAGTGGTTCGTGCTGATTGTCGCCTCGCTGGGGTGGCTGCTGGACTGCATGGACCAGCAATTGTTCAACCTCGCGCGCATGCCGGCGATGCGGGAGTTGCTCGCGGCGGGGTTTGGGCGTCCGGCAACCGCCGCCGAGGTGGGCGAACACGGGGCCTATGCCACCTCGATCTTCCTCCTGGGATGGGCCAGCGGCGGTTTGGTTTTCGGCGTGCTGGGCGACCGCTGGGGGCGGGCCAAAACGATGCTGCTCACCATCCTCCTTTACTCCGGCTGCACGGGCCTCAGTGCCTTCTCCACGCGATTCTGGGATTTTGCGCTGTACCGGTTCATGACGGGGCTCGGCGTGGGGGGGGAGTTTGCGGTGGGTGTGGCGCTGGTGGCAGAGGTGATGCCCGAACGGGCACGTCCCTACGCGCTCAGCCTGCTCCAGGCGCTGTCCACGGTGGGCAACGTCTCGGCGGCGATCACCAGCATGTCCCTGGGGCATCTGGAACAGACCGGGGTGCTGGGCAGCGTGGCGGGCTGGGCGGCGTGGCGGTGGATGTTTGTGGTGGGCGCGGTGCCGGCGATCCTCGTGGTGCTGGTTCGGCGGCGTCTGCGGGAACCGGAGCGCTGGCTGGAGGCGAAGCGGGATCCGGAAATCAGCCGCAAGCTGGGCGACTATGGCGAACTGTTCGGCAACCCGCGCTGGCGTACCCCGGCGACCATCGCCGGCCTGCTGCTGGTGATCGGCATCGGGGTCGGCTTCCTGGGGCGTGCCTCGTGGGACAAGCGCACCATTGTCGCGTGCTTTGCGCTGGCGGCGCTGGGGGCCGGACTGGTGACCGTCTTCGGCGGGGGCGGCGACACCACCTACCGCCGTCGCGCGGTGGTCGGCCTGCTGCTGGCGCTCAGCGGTGTCATCGGCGTCTGGGGCATCGGCTTCTTCAGCTTCGACCTGGTGCGGTCGGTCCTGGAAAAGCGGTTCATCGCGGAGGGCATGGATCCGCAGCTGATTCCGGGCAAGCTGACGTTCTGGGCCGGCATCACCTCGATGATGCAGAATCTGGGGGCGTTTTTCGGCATCTACTCCTTCGGCATCGCGGCGCAGCGATTCGGACGCAAGCCGGCGTTTGCCGTGGCACTGGTCGCGGCCATGATCACCACCGCGGCCGTCTTCTGGTTCCTCCGTGACTTCAGCCAGATCTTCTGGCTGATCCCGCTCATGGGCTTCTCCCAGCTGGCCCTGTTCGGCGGTTATGCGATCTATTTCCCCGAACTGTTCCCGACGCGTCTTCGCAGCACGGGAACCAGTTTCTGCTACAACGTCGGCCGCTTCGTGGCGGCCAGCGGGCCGGCCGCGCTCGGATTGCTCACCGGCGTGGTGTTCAAGGATTCCCCGGAGCCGCTCCGCTATGCAGGCATCACCATGTGCGCCGCCTTCCTGATCGGCCTGATCGCGCTGCCGTTCGCCCCCGAAACGCGCGGACAGCCGCTTCCCGAGGACGTGCGGGCACCGGCGCACTGA
- a CDS encoding M42 family metallopeptidase — translation MRPESLQFLETLANTPSPAGYETRGQRVWMDYAAAFADETYHDAYGNCVAVANRGGSPRIMLAAHADEIAMTVTHVTEEGFLHVRRAGGVNPAITRARRAVIHTRGGPVSGVFGSVAPHLTKGDDKKEEPKIHDLFLDIGAPSRAEALQRVRIGDPVTLADRFEQLHGDLVVARALDNRVGTWAVAEALRRLVPERGRYAAEVCAVSNVQEEVGLLGARQIAYSLKPDVALVVDVTHATDIPTVDKRQHGDVRLGGGPTVTHGGCNHPGVVERIEQCATARGIVLQHEAMSATSGTDTDAIFWTRGGIPSALISLPNRYMHSPVEVVSLKDLDLIPDLLAAFVVSVQAGETFRVVI, via the coding sequence ATGCGCCCCGAATCCCTTCAGTTTCTCGAGACCCTCGCCAACACCCCGAGTCCCGCTGGATACGAGACGCGCGGTCAGCGGGTCTGGATGGATTATGCGGCAGCCTTTGCAGATGAGACGTACCACGACGCCTACGGCAATTGTGTTGCCGTGGCCAACCGGGGCGGCTCCCCGCGAATCATGCTCGCGGCCCATGCCGATGAAATCGCGATGACGGTCACCCATGTCACGGAGGAGGGATTCCTCCATGTCCGGCGCGCCGGCGGCGTCAATCCCGCCATCACCCGGGCGCGCCGGGCTGTGATCCACACACGGGGAGGGCCGGTTTCGGGTGTGTTCGGATCGGTCGCCCCGCACCTCACCAAGGGGGACGACAAAAAGGAGGAGCCCAAAATCCACGACCTGTTCCTCGATATCGGCGCCCCCTCCCGGGCGGAGGCGCTGCAACGGGTTCGGATTGGGGATCCCGTGACCTTGGCCGACCGCTTCGAGCAGTTGCACGGCGACCTGGTGGTCGCGCGCGCCCTCGACAATCGCGTCGGCACCTGGGCGGTCGCTGAGGCGCTGCGGCGTCTCGTCCCGGAACGGGGCCGGTATGCGGCCGAGGTCTGTGCCGTTTCCAATGTTCAGGAGGAGGTGGGCCTTCTGGGGGCCCGTCAGATCGCCTACTCGCTGAAGCCCGACGTGGCGTTGGTGGTGGATGTGACCCATGCCACGGACATCCCGACGGTGGACAAGCGGCAGCACGGGGATGTCCGGCTCGGCGGCGGACCGACCGTGACCCACGGTGGCTGCAATCATCCCGGAGTGGTGGAGCGAATCGAGCAATGCGCCACGGCTCGGGGCATCGTCCTGCAGCACGAAGCCATGAGCGCCACCAGTGGCACGGATACCGATGCCATCTTCTGGACCCGGGGCGGCATTCCCAGCGCCCTGATCAGCCTGCCGAACCGGTACATGCATTCTCCGGTGGAGGTGGTTTCGCTGAAGGACCTCGACCTGATCCCCGACCTGCTCGCCGCCTTCGTGGTCAGCGTCCAGGCGGGCGAGACGTTCCGGGTGGTCATCTGA